A window of the Helianthus annuus cultivar XRQ/B chromosome 4, HanXRQr2.0-SUNRISE, whole genome shotgun sequence genome harbors these coding sequences:
- the LOC110937453 gene encoding uncharacterized protein LOC110937453 yields MLKFLSKVKIEFNALDPRTAACMEFLAQCNARTAKESNPSCQLLVKRRTDSYPPQISVTFVNGVEEVFDATSTPAQTIRKMILEKGQQLETEQMFREAGEKWPVIIPAEEIHQSFPGTKPRKAEEKKQ; encoded by the exons ATGTTGAAGTTCTTGTCGAAAGTGAAGATTGAATTCAATGCACTAGACCCACGTACGGCGGCATGCATGGAGTTCTTGGCTCAGTGCAATGCTCGAACAGCCAAGGAGTCGAACCCTTCGTGTCAACTGTTGGTCAAACGCCGCACTGATAGCTACCCACCGCAGATCTCGGTGACATTTGTGAACGGGGTGGAGGAAGTTTTTGATGCCACCTCAACACCCGCACAAACCATCCGGAAGATGATTCTAGAAAAAGGTCAACAGCTGGAAACAGAACAAATGTTTCGTGAAGCCGGTGAGAAGTGGCCCGTAATTATTCCGGCGGAAGAGATTCATCAGTCATTCCCTGGTACCAAG CCAAGGAAAGCAGAAGAAAAGAAGCAATAG